The DNA segment GGGGGCGGTGCCCAGGGCTACTAGGGCGAGCACGAGCACCGCGCCGCGCATCAGTTGTCCCCCAGCGGCTGAAGGCTGTCCCGGTACCGCTCCGCGCTCTGCCGCTGGGCCTCCTCGGCCCGCAGGAGGTCGCCCTGCTGCTGGGTGGCCGCCATGAGCTGAAGCTGTGCAAGCTGTTGCTGCTGCGCCGAGAGCAGGGCGTGCTCCGCCTGGATGCGATTGTTCAGGGCGGCCGATGCCTGAATATCCGGCTGGCCGTCGATCTCGGTCATCAGCTCGCGCAGCCCCGCGATGCGCTGCTCCGACTGCTGCATCCCCTGCATGGCCGCAGCCTGGATGTTGCCCAGGCGCTGCGCCCGTCGCGTCATCTCGGTTGCCGAGAAGTCGGTACCCGAGGACGAGAAGAAGCGCAGGTTGGCCACCTGATCGGCGGCACCAGCCAGGCTGCCTACGCCCGTCATGGCGCCGCCGATCTGGTTGGCTCCAAAGCCGTTGGCCACGCCGCCCAGGCGGCTGGCGTAGGTGGAAACGCTGGTGGTGTGGGCCAGCACGTTATAGGTGGCCTGGAGCTGCTGATACTGCTGCTCTAGGAGCGTGTCCCGGTAACGGCTGAATAGGCTCGACAGGTGGGTTGGGTGGTGATTCGCTCGCCGGCATGACGAAGAGCTTTCGGCCCTGGAAGGTGGACGAGGTCTGGCTGCTGCCGCCCTCGGTGCAGGAGTTCGTGCCCCAGGGGCATCCAGCGCATCTGGTCCGCGACATCGTGGCGGAGGAACTCGATCTCTCGGCCATTCTTTCGGCCTACACGGAGCCCCGTGGCTATCCGCCGTACCACCCGGCGATGATGGTGGCGCTGCTGCTCTACGCCTACAGCCGAGGCGTCTATTCGTCGCGGCGGATCGCGCGCGCCTGCGAGGAACGGCTCGACTTCCAGGCAGTAACGGCGCTGAACAGGCCGGACTTCCGCACCATCAGCGAGTTCCGCCGGCGTCACCTGCCGGCACTGGCTGCGCTCTTCGTGCAGGTGCTCACCTTGTGCCGACGCGCCGGCCTGGTCGGCCTTGGCCATGTCGCGGTGGACGGCACCAAGCTGCGGGCCAATGCCTCCAAGCACAAGGCGATGAGCTACGCCCGGATGAGCCCGGCCGAGGCCGAACTGGCGGCCGAGGTCGAGGGATGGCTGGCGCAGGCGGAGGGAGCCGACGCCGAAGAAGACGCCACTCTCGGGGACGAGCGGCGCGGCGACGAGATGCCGGACTGGATGCGCGACAAGAGGCACCGCCTGGAGCGGATCCGTGCTGCGAAGGCGGAGTTGGAGGCCGAGGCGCTTGCTGCTGCGGCCTCCCAGCCGGATCCGGGAACGAAGGCCGACGGCTCGCCGCGTGGGCGTCGCGGACGCAAGCCGAAGCATCCGCCTTGCGAGCCCAGGCCCACGGCACAGCGCAACTTCACCGATCCGGAGAGCCGGATCATGAAGGGTCGCGACGGCTTCGTGCAGGCCTACAACGCTGGGGCCGCGGTGGACGCGACGGCACAGGTGATCGTGGCGCATCACCTGACCAACAACGCCTCCGACCAGGACGCCTTGGGACCGCTGCTCGACGCGGTCACGGCCAACACCGGCGTCACGCCCACCGAGGTCTCCGCCGACAGCGGCTATTGCTCGGAGGCCAACCTGGCCGACCTCGACCGGCGCAAGATCCGCGGCTACGTCGCCACCGGTCGCGCCAAGCACCCCGATGGCGGCGAGGACCGTCGCAGAGGCCCACTGGTTTCAGCCATGCGGCAGCGGCTCAGGCGTGCCGGCCGGCGCAGCCGCTACCGGTTACGCAAGCAGGTCGTCGAACCCGTCTTTGGACAGATCAAGCAAGCACGAGGGTTCCGACAACTCCTCCTCCGCGGCCTCGAGAAGGTAAAACACGAGTGGGCGTTGGTCTGCACCGCCCACAACCTCACCAAGCTCGCCAAGGCACCAACAGGATGACCCGCGCTGCAAGCTGGCGCACCACGGGCGCCGCTCAACGTTCCACAATGTCAGCCCGAAAAGTGGTTACCGAGACGGGCTCCTAGTTGGCGCACGGTGGCCACGGCCTGCGCCACCTGCTGGTAGAGCTGGGAGTTGGTGATCTGCGCCTGCGCGTTCGCAAGGGCGTCCGTCACCGGGATCTGCGCCCTGGCCATGCCTGGCACTGTCAGGGCCAGGGAGGCGGTGGCCGCCCCCGCCAGTAGGGTCCGCTTCATGAGTCGCGTCTCCATCAGGTTGCCGCTTCCGGCAGGCGGCGGTGGAACTCAGACAGGAGCGCCGACGGCTCGTCGGTGCCCAACTCGCGCCGGATCTTCCGCAGCAGTCGGACGGTGCCGACCTTGCCGCTCAGCACCGCCAGGTGCGGCGCCATGGCTGGCGGCAACTCCACCCGGCAAACCACGGAGCCGGCGTCCCGCTTGACCAGCATGGAGCGCGCTCCGGTCGCCATGTCCTCTGTTACGGCGCGGTACTCGCCCGGCGTGCAGTGCAGGCTCTCGGAGCCGTCACCCACATCGCAGTAGGCGGACCGGCTGGCCGACTGGTTCGGGAACAGAACCTTGGTCGGCATGTTGCTGACCAGGGTGGCGCCAATCGGGTGGCGGAGGACCTGCTGCGGCTGCTGGGTGGCGATAACGAGGGCGCCGTTGCCCTTGCGGAGGGTAAGGGCGAAGTCCTCGAAGGCCTTGGCGAACCGCTCGTCGGGCAGATAGGCCCAGAACTCGTCGGCCGCGAGCACGAAGCGCCGGCCGTCGATCACCGAGCGGACCCGGTGCAGGAGGTAAGAGGCGGCCGGGCCGCGCACCGTCTCATCCTCCATCAGTGCCGAGAAATCCACGCCCACCAAGCCGGCGTCGGGATCGAAGGCGTCGGCCTCGCCGTCGAAGGCCCAGCCCAGGTCGCCGTCCCGGCCCCAGCGTTCCAGGCGCTTGCCGGCGCTGCCGGCGCCCTCGCCCACGAGCCAGGCGCAGAGCCCGGCGATGGAGCGGGCGGCGGGCGGCATCCGCATCTGGAAGGCGATGGCCTTGGAAAGCCGGCGCAGCTCGATCGCGTCGGGCTGCGGGCCGTCGTCGGCGCGGATCAGCCCCACCACGAAGCGCAGCAGCCACACCCGGGCGTCGGGGGTGTTCGGCAGCGCCCGCATCGGCGCCAGGCCGCTATCCTCGCCCGCGCGCAGGGTCAGGTAGCGCCCGCCCATGGCGCGGACGAGGATTTCGTTAGCGTTGTCCTTGTCGAACACCACCACGGTCCCGCCCGGCCCCGTCACCCGTTCCAGGGCGGCCACCAGCATCCCGAGGAACACCGTCTTGCCCGACCCGGAAGGGCCGAAGATGGCCATGTGCGGCAGGCCGCCGACGTGGAGCGACAGGTCAAAGCCAGTGTTGGCCGAGGTCAGCAGCCGCAGCAGGGGCGCGCCCCACTCCGGGGACGGACCGCCCCGCGGGTAGCCATCCAGGGACGAGAAGCCCACGAAGTTCCGCGAGCTGATATCGCCCGGCCTGGTGCGCCAAGCGGCGTTGCCGGGGAGCTGCGCCCAATAAGCGGCCTCGGTCCCCAGATCCTCCACGGCGACGCTGGCCCCGGCATTGGTCAGGGCGGCGCGGACCTCGCCCGTGCGGCGCTCCAGCTCGGGCAGGCTGTCGCAATGCAGGGCGACGGAGACGTGGTGGGAACCCATTGTGGCCTGGTTGGAGGCCACGTCGTCCATGGCGTCGTGCAGGGCGTCCATCTGGCTCAGGGCGCGGTCGCCGGCATTGGCCATCTGCGCCTGCTTGCGCGCCAGGCTGCCGGTCGCGGCAGCGCGGGAGTGGAAGCGGAAGGAGTTGGTCAGCACCACCCGGCAGTCGGCCGAGAGAAGATCGTTGAGCATCCCCGGGCGGGTGCGGTCGGGGTATTCCTTGAAGCCTATGAGGGTGCCGAAGGAGGGCCGGCCGGGGGTGCGCACCTCGAAGCCGCGCCGGCCGCAGATCACCCGATCCGTATAGATGGAGCCCCCGAGGGAGCCGCTGACCATCGGCACCGGCAGGAAGCGCGCCGTCAGGAACAGGCGCAGGGCTTCGGCAATCTCGGAGAACATCACCCCGCCGGCCTCGCGCACGCCCAGCCGCACCGGCCCCATCTCGGCGTAGGCCTTCGAGAGCACGAGCATCCGGTCGTCCAGGGTGCGGATCAGCTCGTCGCTGGCCGTGGTGGCAGCAGCCTCCTTCTTTCGGCCGAGGCGCGAGCGCAGGGCGTTGAGGCCGCGCGTCACCGGGGCGCGGGGGGTGACGATCACCGAGACGAACCACTCGTTGACCCGCTCGCGCCCGGCCAGCACTTCGCGGCGGTAGGCGTTCTCAAGATCGGCGGCGAAGGAGGATCGGTAGGCCCCGGCCGGCAGCGGCGCTACGCCGTCGTGCCGCACCATCGTCTCCACGACCGTCAGGGTGTCGTCGGCGATGTTGCGGAGGACCGCGTTGCGGAAGCGGTGCCGGCTGTTGCGCCGGGCGTGGTCCTCCAGGGCGAAGGGGGCGCCCACCAGGCGCAGCATCCCCATCACGGACCCGTCCGTCCGCAGTACCGCGTCGTCGTGGACATGACCGACGAAAGGCACGTAGTCCTCGGCGCCGCGCTCGCTCCACCCGGAGGCGGACAGGAAGGGGTTACGCATGGCGCATGCCGCGCGGCCCCCGCGCGCTCCCCACGGGCAGGGGGGCGACCGAGGCGCCGCCCCAGTCGGCGCTGTCGAGGGCGCGGGCGCTGGTGTTGAGCCAGAGCACCGCGACGCCGACCGCGTTGTAGTCGCGGGCGACGAGGAACCGGGCGGCAACCCAGACCGGGGCAACGAGCGCGAGAGCCCAGGCCACGCCGGTCAGGCCCTTGAACACCACCTGCACCTCGGCCCCGATCACGAACAGAGCGAGGGCGAGCGGCAGCGGCAGGCCCCACATCAGGGCCGGTCGCGTCGCCGCGACGTGCAAGGGATCCTCCGTTAGGGGTTCCACGCCGCCCCGCCCCTCAGAAGCCGAAGTAGCCGGCGATGGTGTCAGCGTTGGCCAGGATCAAACCACCGGCCACCACGGAGGCGATCACGCCGACCGAGAAGCGCATGACGAACAGGCCGATGGCGACGGCGATGATGCCGAGCATCACCAGACCGCGGGCCACGTTGGTCATGAACCACTGCGTCAGGCTGTTGACGACGCCGGAGCCGCCTCCACCCACCTGCGCGTGCGCCAAGTCGGGCAGGATCAGCGCGGCACAAGCCACGGCGGCGAAGAGGGCGACGTTCCGCGCCTTCGGGGAAAGGGTCATTCAACGGTCCTCGGGGGCTCTATGGGGGTGGACCCCGCGGCGCCCCCCGACGCCGTGGGGGCCTCACGAGGCACGGCCACCAGACGCGGCCGGCTCGCATGGGTGGCCCGCGCCCAGACGTCCCATTCCGGGGGCGCGTCGGGATCGTCGTCGGGCAGCTCAGGGACAGGGGTGGCGGCCGGGCGCGGCGGCGCCACAGCGGTCTCGCCGCGCAGGCGGATGGCCGGTACCACGACCTCGGCCGCGCCCTGGACGCGGCGGACGTAGCCGTTGGCAAAGCCCCGCTCGGGGTGGCCGGTGTTGTAGCGGGAGAAGGCGACCCGCAACGCCTGCTGCGGGTCCGCCTCGCCGCGGCTGGCCATGACGTAGCCCTCGCGCAGGATGCGGGCGCCGGCCGCCAGGTTGGTGCAGGGATTGAGGACCTCGGCGACCGTCAGGCCGAGCGCGCGCAGGTTGCCGCTGTTCACCTGCATGAGCCCCAGGTCCACGGAGCGGCCCTGGCGAAAGATCAGGTCCGTGGCCAACGCCACGGCCGCCTCCCGCGTCTCGGGTAGGATCGTGCCGCCGCCCGGCCCGTTCACGCCCAGGGCGAACGGCTGAAAGCCGCTTTCCGTCCGCATGACGGCGGCCAGCGTCTCTATGGCGATGGAGGGGGCGCAGCGCGCGGCCAGTTGCGCGACGACGGCCAGTTCCAGGATCATGCGGCCACCATCCGGCCGCAGAGGGCACTAGCTGGTGTGCGGGGGAGCCTTCGGATCGAGCTCAGAGCCCGGAACGCTGGACGCGGGAAACAGGGTCCGGAGCTTGCGGAGCTTCGGGTCGTCGGCTTCGTGGACGCAGATGGGACCGAGGAACTTGAACTCCTCGCGGAAGAAGCCAACCAGGCGCGTGAGGTCGCGCCACGAGCGGGCACCCTGCCCGCTCCACAGGCCGATGGCGACGTAGCCGCGGCGCCAGGTGGTCGCGAGGTAGGGCACAAACTCGGCGCGCCCCTGCCCGTGGCCGTCTCGCATCGCGATGACCAGAACCTTCTCGATGCGCCCGCCCTTTGCGATAGCCGCGCGAGCCTCTCCATCCGAGACGAATCGGTCCACCCGTCCCTCTCCCCCTCAATAACCGAGGAGGTATGCGGCGATTGAGGGGCTGCCCACAACTCTGCGAGTTCAATGCAGAGGCGGCTCATCGGCCAGCGGCCTGCTGCATCTCCCCCAAACCCACAGGTATCTGAGCCGGCGCGACCGACGCCTGGGGGCATCGGGGAACCGGCCGCCCGCGCCGCAACTGCTTGGCCAGACGGTCCATGGGATCGCGGCAAGCGGGGGCTGCGGTGGGGCCGTCAGGATTGGCCATGCAGAGGGCGACTTCGCAGCCCCATAGGTCATCCGCACGGGCAATGTGCGTAGCGAGCGGGACCGCAAGCAAGGCAACCAGAACCATAGGAAGTGTTTTTGCCATTTCGCAAATTCACTCAAGGTGACTTCCGGTTGCAAGCTATGTGATGGAAGCACCATGGGCAACCTCTTTCTAAGATGCCTGTATTTGTTGGGCCTACGAGAGGAATCAGCGACATAGAACAAAAGAGGATTGTAAATATCACTCATAGAGAATGGGCGCCATCTGCTCTCAAAAACGTCGTTCGTACGCTCTGACTGGACGCCTGAGGGGGGCAGAAGCCGACAGCGCCGGCCCTGAGGCAGACGATGGCGAGCGGTAGATCTATGGACGCCGGCATCCACTTGGCCGAACCGTCGCGCCCGGCGCGGATCGGAGCGGTCAAGGTTGGGGCACTTCCGGCCAATGGACCGCCAGGCCGTGGCCCGGCTGCTGTTTGCGGCCGAGGCATATGACCGAGCGACGCACCTGGCTCGCGCCCATGGCGGCGCGCTCAAGCGCACCGGCCTGGTCGTGCTGCGCGCCCTGGCCAATCGCTTCCACAACAGGAGCAATGGGCGGTGCGATCCCTCGCTCGCGGCCATCGCGCGTGCCGCCGGGGTAGCCAGACCGAGGGCGGCACTCGCCCTCGCGCGCTGCTGGCTTTCTCAATTGGGACCCGGCGTGGCGTCATGGTGTCGCGGCGGGTCTGCGGCGTGGAAACTGCTGGTATGTTCGTCCAGGTGTCGAACGCCTACCCGCTTGTCGCAGTGCCCCCAGCAGTCCCTGGCCCTGTACAGCTCCCGGTGAGCCTGCTGCCGAACAGCAAGTCCGAGAGCCGTGTAGAAACCAGATTCCAAGTTAAACAAGAGGCTCTGAGGGGAACCAGTCAGAGGGTGATGCGCGGCTCGGGTACCCTGGAAGCAGCACTGGCCCGGCTACAGGCGTCGATCGAAGCGAAGGAAGCACTGGTGTAACCCGACCTCCGTGTTGAGCCCACGAAGAAAGCTCAAAAGGCCGCCGATTCTACGTACTACCGGGGGCGGCCGCTGCGGCTGCCGGGGGGAGACCGTGCCTATCCAGCTGGCGCGACGAGGCGGAGCCCGCGCACCAGCGTCTTGGGCACCGGGGGACGTGAAGGCATGAGCTTGAGGCCGTGATGGACCACCTCCACCTCGGCGTCCGGGTACACGGCGAGCACGTCGGGCAGTACGGCCTTCACACGCTGCGCTAAGTGCGAGACCCGCGTCGTGTCGGAGCCGACCTGCGCCGCGAGCGCCTGCCAGCGTAGCAGGAGCGGCCTTTCCAGGCGCTGCAGCCGATAGGCCAACAGCGTGTAGAGGTCCAGGCCGAGCGAGTTGTCCTTGAGATGGGCGATGGCGTCGCGCGCGAGCGGCACGGCGTGCTGGCGCAGGTGCTCGTGGAACTCGCTGGTCAGTTCCACCGTGGCTGACCATCCCGGCCCATCGCCGTCCTCCTGGCCTTGCCAAAGGGACAGGCCCGATACGAGGCGCTGGTCGCGGATGATCATTTGCTCTCCGCTGCCAGGCGAGGAGGCGGGCGCGCTCCATTGCAGAGTGAACTCACAGCGGGCGATGCGCAGCGACTGCTCGCGGATGGCCTGGATGGTGCCCCGTGGCCCGCCGGTCACGGGCAGGCCGAGAGAGCGGATCCAGGCCGACATGCTGGGACCGAGATTGACCGTGCGCCCGCGCACTCCCTCGGTCTGGAGAAAGATCATGATCAGCCGCGCCCGGGTGCCGTAGGGCACGCCGACACGCGCGGCGCGTCCGTCAGCACCGCGTACCACGCCGGGGCTGACCATTAGATGAAAGCGCCCGGAACTGCGCTCCCAGATCGCATCGTTGCTGTCGGGGCGGGCATGAGGCAGGCAGGTTTGGCAGAGGCCCGAATGGGTGAAGGCAAGCTCGTCGTCGGCCAGCTCACCCATGGCGTTGCTAGCAGCCTCAATGCGGCCCAGTTCCCTACGGCGTAGCTTGGGATCTTCGATGGCGCTGGCGGAGCGGCGAAGAGCCTCGGCGCCGAAGAGCATGAGCTGGCGGTGAATTTCAGCCATGCGTCCTCTCGCTCACCCTCTGGTGAGGCAAGCCTAGGCGAGTATCATTGGGTGTGTGCGCTGAATCGGCGGCCTTTCGAAGCATCAAAGTGCTTCTTCCCGTTATCCCCGCTTGTCCACGATG comes from the Roseomonas sp. OT10 genome and includes:
- a CDS encoding type IV secretion system protein, whose product is MDAPGARTPAPRAAAARPRPPSRAESSSSCRRANHHPTHLSSLFSRYRDTLLEQQYQQLQATYNVLAHTTSVSTYASRLGGVANGFGANQIGGAMTGVGSLAGAADQVANLRFFSSSGTDFSATEMTRRAQRLGNIQAAAMQGMQQSEQRIAGLRELMTEIDGQPDIQASAALNNRIQAEHALLSAQQQQLAQLQLMAATQQQGDLLRAEEAQRQSAERYRDSLQPLGDN
- a CDS encoding IS1182 family transposase — translated: MTKSFRPWKVDEVWLLPPSVQEFVPQGHPAHLVRDIVAEELDLSAILSAYTEPRGYPPYHPAMMVALLLYAYSRGVYSSRRIARACEERLDFQAVTALNRPDFRTISEFRRRHLPALAALFVQVLTLCRRAGLVGLGHVAVDGTKLRANASKHKAMSYARMSPAEAELAAEVEGWLAQAEGADAEEDATLGDERRGDEMPDWMRDKRHRLERIRAAKAELEAEALAAAASQPDPGTKADGSPRGRRGRKPKHPPCEPRPTAQRNFTDPESRIMKGRDGFVQAYNAGAAVDATAQVIVAHHLTNNASDQDALGPLLDAVTANTGVTPTEVSADSGYCSEANLADLDRRKIRGYVATGRAKHPDGGEDRRRGPLVSAMRQRLRRAGRRSRYRLRKQVVEPVFGQIKQARGFRQLLLRGLEKVKHEWALVCTAHNLTKLAKAPTG
- a CDS encoding helicase HerA domain-containing protein; translated protein: MRNPFLSASGWSERGAEDYVPFVGHVHDDAVLRTDGSVMGMLRLVGAPFALEDHARRNSRHRFRNAVLRNIADDTLTVVETMVRHDGVAPLPAGAYRSSFAADLENAYRREVLAGRERVNEWFVSVIVTPRAPVTRGLNALRSRLGRKKEAAATTASDELIRTLDDRMLVLSKAYAEMGPVRLGVREAGGVMFSEIAEALRLFLTARFLPVPMVSGSLGGSIYTDRVICGRRGFEVRTPGRPSFGTLIGFKEYPDRTRPGMLNDLLSADCRVVLTNSFRFHSRAAATGSLARKQAQMANAGDRALSQMDALHDAMDDVASNQATMGSHHVSVALHCDSLPELERRTGEVRAALTNAGASVAVEDLGTEAAYWAQLPGNAAWRTRPGDISSRNFVGFSSLDGYPRGGPSPEWGAPLLRLLTSANTGFDLSLHVGGLPHMAIFGPSGSGKTVFLGMLVAALERVTGPGGTVVVFDKDNANEILVRAMGGRYLTLRAGEDSGLAPMRALPNTPDARVWLLRFVVGLIRADDGPQPDAIELRRLSKAIAFQMRMPPAARSIAGLCAWLVGEGAGSAGKRLERWGRDGDLGWAFDGEADAFDPDAGLVGVDFSALMEDETVRGPAASYLLHRVRSVIDGRRFVLAADEFWAYLPDERFAKAFEDFALTLRKGNGALVIATQQPQQVLRHPIGATLVSNMPTKVLFPNQSASRSAYCDVGDGSESLHCTPGEYRAVTEDMATGARSMLVKRDAGSVVCRVELPPAMAPHLAVLSGKVGTVRLLRKIRRELGTDEPSALLSEFHRRLPEAAT
- a CDS encoding type IV secretion system protein VirB3, whose product is MEPLTEDPLHVAATRPALMWGLPLPLALALFVIGAEVQVVFKGLTGVAWALALVAPVWVAARFLVARDYNAVGVAVLWLNTSARALDSADWGGASVAPLPVGSARGPRGMRHA
- a CDS encoding TrbC/VirB2 family protein, with amino-acid sequence MTLSPKARNVALFAAVACAALILPDLAHAQVGGGGSGVVNSLTQWFMTNVARGLVMLGIIAVAIGLFVMRFSVGVIASVVAGGLILANADTIAGYFGF
- a CDS encoding lytic transglycosylase domain-containing protein codes for the protein MILELAVVAQLAARCAPSIAIETLAAVMRTESGFQPFALGVNGPGGGTILPETREAAVALATDLIFRQGRSVDLGLMQVNSGNLRALGLTVAEVLNPCTNLAAGARILREGYVMASRGEADPQQALRVAFSRYNTGHPERGFANGYVRRVQGAAEVVVPAIRLRGETAVAPPRPAATPVPELPDDDPDAPPEWDVWARATHASRPRLVAVPREAPTASGGAAGSTPIEPPRTVE
- a CDS encoding replication protein RepA → MAEIHRQLMLFGAEALRRSASAIEDPKLRRRELGRIEAASNAMGELADDELAFTHSGLCQTCLPHARPDSNDAIWERSSGRFHLMVSPGVVRGADGRAARVGVPYGTRARLIMIFLQTEGVRGRTVNLGPSMSAWIRSLGLPVTGGPRGTIQAIREQSLRIARCEFTLQWSAPASSPGSGEQMIIRDQRLVSGLSLWQGQEDGDGPGWSATVELTSEFHEHLRQHAVPLARDAIAHLKDNSLGLDLYTLLAYRLQRLERPLLLRWQALAAQVGSDTTRVSHLAQRVKAVLPDVLAVYPDAEVEVVHHGLKLMPSRPPVPKTLVRGLRLVAPAG